Proteins encoded in a region of the Mesoflavibacter profundi genome:
- a CDS encoding glycosyltransferase → MKKSLLIIGFVWPEPNSSAAGSRMLQLINMFLKANYEITFATTCVKTENAFDLKSIKVKTETIQLNHSSFDTFIKKLNPSVVMFDRFMTEEQFGWRVSQQCSNAFKILDTEDLHFLRKGRHEALKNNAFFDISYLQNDYAKREIASILRCDLTFIISQVEQDILITQFGIKPNLLHYLPFLLDPISIEVQKAVPNFKERANFITIGNFLHEPNTDAIGFLKSEIWPIIRQKLPDAQMHIYGAYAAQKHKQLEDKHQGFLIKGYTDNVSEVVKNAKVLLAPLRFGAGLKGKLIDAMQNGTPCITTTIGAEGMYGTIRDTNAFIADDPEQFAKHAIELYTNKIYWRGKQKNGFMILNTLYDKNIYLKDTIETIENLQADLVAHRQQNFIGQMLTHHTLQSNKYMSKWIEEKNK, encoded by the coding sequence TTGAAAAAATCCCTCTTAATCATTGGTTTTGTATGGCCAGAACCAAACAGTTCTGCAGCAGGAAGTAGGATGTTACAACTCATTAATATGTTTTTAAAAGCAAATTATGAGATTACATTTGCAACAACCTGTGTAAAAACAGAAAATGCATTTGATTTAAAATCTATAAAAGTCAAAACAGAAACTATACAATTAAACCATTCTAGTTTTGATACTTTTATAAAAAAATTAAATCCAAGCGTAGTCATGTTTGATCGCTTCATGACCGAAGAACAATTTGGATGGCGTGTATCACAACAATGCTCAAATGCATTTAAAATATTAGATACAGAAGATTTACATTTTTTACGAAAAGGAAGGCACGAAGCATTAAAAAATAACGCTTTTTTTGATATTTCTTACCTCCAAAACGATTACGCAAAAAGAGAGATTGCAAGTATATTAAGATGTGATTTAACTTTTATTATTTCTCAAGTAGAACAAGATATTTTAATCACACAATTTGGTATAAAACCAAATCTATTACATTATTTACCATTCTTGCTGGATCCAATTTCAATAGAGGTGCAAAAAGCTGTGCCTAATTTTAAAGAAAGAGCCAACTTTATTACTATAGGTAATTTTTTACATGAGCCTAATACAGATGCCATAGGTTTTTTAAAATCTGAAATATGGCCAATAATTAGGCAAAAATTACCAGATGCACAAATGCATATTTATGGTGCTTATGCAGCACAAAAACATAAACAATTGGAAGATAAACATCAAGGGTTTTTAATTAAAGGCTATACAGATAATGTATCCGAAGTTGTAAAAAATGCAAAAGTTTTATTAGCTCCATTAAGATTTGGAGCAGGATTAAAAGGAAAACTAATAGACGCTATGCAAAATGGTACACCATGTATTACAACTACGATAGGAGCAGAAGGAATGTATGGCACAATTAGAGACACTAATGCGTTTATAGCAGACGATCCAGAACAATTTGCTAAACATGCAATAGAATTGTATACCAATAAAATTTATTGGCGAGGTAAGCAAAAAAATGGATTTATGATTTTAAATACGCTATATGATAAAAATATATATTTAAAAGACACCATAGAGACTATAGAAAACCTACAAGCAGATTTAGTTGCGCATAGACAACAAAATTTTATAGGACAAATGTTAACCCATCATACCTTACAAAGTAACAAGTACATGAGTAAGTGGATAGAAGAGAAGAATAAGTAA
- a CDS encoding heme-binding domain-containing protein, with translation MKLVKKILLALLVIVVIAQFFSPEKNQGNTEDLTAFLNETKPNQEVTAILKTACFDCHSSHTNYPWYSKITPVNYWMAEHVNDGKKHLDFSKWEDYSLKRKDHKFEELIEEVEEKHMPLPSYTWTHTDAKLTDSQIKAIVDWAEKVRIGYSLAPKPE, from the coding sequence ATGAAATTAGTAAAGAAAATTCTTTTAGCGTTATTAGTAATAGTTGTTATAGCTCAATTCTTTTCACCAGAAAAAAACCAAGGAAACACAGAAGATTTAACAGCGTTTTTAAATGAGACTAAACCTAATCAAGAAGTAACAGCAATTTTAAAAACAGCATGTTTTGATTGTCATTCTAGTCATACAAATTATCCATGGTACAGTAAGATTACACCAGTAAATTATTGGATGGCAGAACATGTAAATGATGGTAAAAAACATTTAGATTTTTCTAAATGGGAAGATTATTCGTTAAAAAGAAAAGACCATAAATTTGAAGAATTAATAGAAGAAGTAGAAGAAAAACATATGCCTTTACCAAGTTATACTTGGACACATACAGATGCCAAATTAACCGATAGCCAAATAAAAGCTATCGTAGATTGGGCAGAAAAAGTAAGAATTGGTTATTCTCTAGCTCCAAAACCAGAATAA
- a CDS encoding adenylosuccinate lyase, which yields MTTQQLYEELNYVNHSREKRLFYANMVISDTSLMDQLIDILMLVDDKVSPRAAWVLEFVCKENLDVIIPFLDKFTAQMHKVHLDSAVRPIAKICEYLATAFYSKQENKIKTALTKTHQERIIEVSFDYMITDQKIAPKAYAMNTLFLFGKDYDWIHPELILILQKDFKMQSSGFKARAKHILKKLNTNL from the coding sequence TTGACTACACAACAGCTTTACGAAGAATTAAATTATGTAAACCATTCTAGAGAAAAACGATTGTTTTACGCCAATATGGTAATTAGTGATACGTCTTTAATGGATCAACTAATAGATATTTTAATGCTTGTAGACGACAAAGTATCGCCAAGAGCTGCTTGGGTTTTAGAGTTTGTTTGTAAAGAAAATCTAGATGTAATTATACCCTTTTTAGATAAGTTTACTGCACAAATGCATAAGGTACATTTAGATTCGGCAGTTAGACCTATTGCTAAAATTTGCGAATATCTTGCTACTGCTTTTTACAGTAAACAGGAAAACAAAATTAAAACCGCATTAACTAAAACGCATCAAGAACGCATTATAGAAGTTAGTTTTGATTATATGATTACAGATCAAAAAATTGCTCCTAAAGCTTACGCAATGAACACATTATTTTTATTTGGGAAAGATTACGACTGGATACATCCAGAACTAATTTTAATTTTACAAAAGGATTTTAAAATGCAAAGCTCTGGTTTTAAAGCCAGAGCAAAACATATTTTAAAGAAGTTAAATACAAATTTATAA
- a CDS encoding DUF1028 domain-containing protein, translated as MKILKSLLFTLISITMTAQSYKKSQPFTHTYSIVARDTVTGDIGVAVQSHWFSVGSVVTYGKAGVGVVATQSLVNPSYGPKGLELMAQDMSPKMALDKLINQDEGKAYRQVAFLNVKGEVATHTGELCIAEAGHINGKNFSVQANMMLKNTVWQAMANAFNTTKGNLSERMLAAMKAAEAEQGDIRGKQSAAMLIVKEKATGNSWEDTVMDLRVEDHKNPIEELERLITIHKAYDFMNKGDLAMEKGDSKAAETYYLNAQKLFPDNLEMKYWYAINLLNNKEFEKAYPILKSIFKKETNWKTLTPRLVKSKLLNISKQELEHVMQL; from the coding sequence ATGAAAATTTTAAAATCCCTTTTATTTACATTAATAAGTATTACCATGACGGCGCAATCTTATAAAAAATCCCAACCATTTACGCACACATATTCAATTGTTGCAAGAGATACTGTAACAGGCGATATTGGTGTTGCAGTACAAAGTCATTGGTTTAGTGTTGGTAGTGTTGTTACTTATGGTAAAGCTGGTGTTGGTGTTGTTGCAACGCAATCTTTAGTAAATCCTTCTTATGGACCAAAAGGGTTAGAATTAATGGCGCAAGATATGTCACCTAAAATGGCATTAGATAAATTGATTAATCAAGATGAAGGTAAAGCTTATAGACAAGTTGCATTTTTAAATGTAAAAGGTGAAGTTGCAACACATACGGGAGAATTATGTATTGCTGAAGCTGGACATATAAACGGAAAAAACTTTTCGGTTCAAGCCAATATGATGCTTAAAAACACGGTTTGGCAAGCTATGGCAAATGCGTTTAATACAACTAAAGGAAATTTAAGCGAACGTATGCTTGCAGCAATGAAAGCAGCCGAAGCTGAACAAGGTGATATAAGAGGTAAGCAAAGTGCAGCTATGTTAATTGTAAAAGAAAAAGCTACAGGTAATAGTTGGGAAGATACTGTTATGGATTTAAGGGTAGAAGATCATAAAAATCCTATTGAAGAATTAGAACGATTGATAACCATACATAAAGCATACGATTTTATGAATAAAGGTGATTTGGCTATGGAAAAAGGCGACTCTAAAGCTGCCGAAACCTATTACCTTAATGCTCAAAAATTATTTCCTGATAATTTAGAGATGAAGTATTGGTACGCGATAAACCTGCTAAATAATAAAGAATTTGAAAAGGCTTATCCAATCTTAAAATCAATTTTTAAAAAAGAAACTAATTGGAAAACCTTAACACCAAGATTGGTAAAAAGTAAATTGCTAAATATCAGTAAGCAAGAATTAGAACATGTAATGCAATTATAA
- the purB gene encoding adenylosuccinate lyase produces the protein MSLSQLNAISPIDGRYRSKVEKLQHYFSEEALIKYRVLVEIEYFIALCEVPLPQLQTIDHSVFEDLRAIYKNFCAEDAQAIKDIEKVTNHDVKAVEYFIKEKFDALNLSDYKEFIHFGLTSQDINNTAIPLSIKEAMNDAYVPEYFNVLNELKKLAEDWKDVPMLARTHGQPASPTRLGKEILVFVVRLEEQFNLLNDIPSAAKFGGATGNYNAHKVAYPAIDWKAFGSKFVQEKLGLQHSFPTTQIEHYDHMAALFDCLKRINTIIIDLDRDIWTYVSMDYFKQKIKKGEVGSSAMPHKVNPIDFENSEGNLGIANAIFEHLSSKLPVSRLQRDLTDSTVLRNVGVPFGHTLIGFASTLKGLGKLLLNESKFKTDLENNWAVVAEAIQTILRREGYPNPYEALKGLTRTNETINQNSISNFIDTLEVSDTIKDELKAITPSNYTGI, from the coding sequence ATGTCTTTAAGCCAATTAAATGCTATATCTCCTATAGATGGAAGATACCGAAGTAAAGTAGAAAAACTACAACATTATTTTTCTGAAGAAGCCTTAATTAAGTATCGTGTTCTTGTAGAAATTGAATACTTTATTGCGCTTTGCGAAGTACCATTACCTCAACTACAAACTATAGATCATTCTGTTTTTGAAGATTTAAGAGCTATTTATAAAAACTTTTGTGCAGAAGATGCACAAGCTATTAAGGATATAGAAAAAGTTACTAATCACGATGTAAAAGCTGTAGAGTATTTTATTAAAGAAAAATTTGATGCTTTAAATCTATCTGATTATAAAGAATTTATTCATTTTGGATTAACATCTCAAGACATTAATAATACGGCAATACCTTTAAGCATTAAAGAAGCAATGAATGATGCTTATGTGCCAGAATATTTTAATGTTTTAAATGAATTAAAAAAATTAGCCGAAGATTGGAAAGATGTACCAATGCTAGCAAGAACGCATGGTCAACCTGCTTCTCCAACTAGGCTAGGTAAAGAAATTTTAGTATTTGTTGTAAGATTAGAAGAACAATTTAACCTGCTAAACGATATACCAAGTGCTGCTAAATTTGGTGGCGCTACTGGTAATTACAACGCGCACAAAGTTGCTTATCCAGCTATAGATTGGAAAGCTTTTGGTAGTAAATTTGTACAAGAAAAATTAGGTTTACAACACTCTTTTCCAACTACTCAAATAGAGCATTATGATCATATGGCGGCTCTTTTTGATTGTTTAAAACGTATAAACACTATTATTATAGATTTAGATAGAGATATATGGACGTATGTATCTATGGATTATTTTAAACAAAAAATTAAAAAAGGTGAAGTTGGTAGTAGCGCAATGCCACATAAAGTAAATCCTATAGACTTTGAAAACTCTGAAGGTAACTTAGGAATTGCCAATGCTATTTTTGAACATTTATCTTCAAAATTACCAGTATCTAGATTACAACGTGACTTAACTGATAGTACGGTTTTACGTAATGTTGGTGTACCTTTTGGACATACATTAATTGGCTTTGCTTCTACTTTAAAAGGTTTAGGTAAATTATTACTTAATGAAAGTAAATTTAAAACCGATCTTGAAAATAATTGGGCTGTAGTTGCAGAAGCTATTCAAACAATATTAAGACGTGAAGGTTATCCTAATCCTTATGAAGCTTTAAAAGGATTAACAAGAACTAACGAAACTATTAACCAAAACTCTATTTCTAATTTTATTGATACCTTAGAGGTTTCTGATACAATAAAAGATGAATTAAAAGCTATAACACCAAGTAATTATACTGGTATTTAA
- a CDS encoding DUF4252 domain-containing protein has protein sequence MYFKLKTVISLLLLTITLVSCKDQNSIQTYFVDHQELPEYLSLDVSAKLIDLSKVNLTKEQEEAYNSIHKLDVLAYRINDENLPAYQTELDKAKKVFKNEKYEELMEFKDNGISFKINTIGNDDTVDEFLILANSKTMGFSVVRVLGDNMKPEQLVKLVTEIQNADVDGTQLNQLFEYFK, from the coding sequence ATGTATTTTAAGTTAAAAACAGTAATAAGTCTTCTTTTATTAACTATAACCTTGGTAAGTTGTAAAGATCAAAATTCTATACAAACCTATTTTGTAGACCATCAAGAATTACCAGAGTATTTATCCTTAGATGTATCTGCAAAACTAATAGACCTTTCTAAAGTTAATTTAACTAAAGAACAAGAAGAAGCTTATAATTCTATACATAAATTAGATGTGTTAGCTTATAGAATTAATGACGAAAATCTTCCAGCTTATCAAACCGAATTAGATAAAGCAAAAAAGGTTTTTAAAAATGAAAAGTATGAAGAGTTAATGGAGTTTAAAGATAACGGCATTAGCTTTAAAATAAATACCATTGGAAATGATGATACAGTAGACGAGTTTTTAATTTTAGCAAACTCTAAAACTATGGGATTTTCTGTAGTTCGTGTACTTGGCGATAACATGAAACCAGAACAATTAGTAAAACTAGTGACTGAGATTCAAAATGCAGATGTAGATGGTACTCAACTTAATCAATTATTTGAATACTTTAAATAA
- a CDS encoding DUF4252 domain-containing protein, whose translation MKTTTKNTNTMKKSILIAIVALLMLPLSGMAQNVFDKYSDNENVTFVSIKPKMFQMLAKMDINTDDPEAQEYINMVNSITSFKTMATDNKTISTDIANWVKSRSASLEELMVVKDDGVNMTFYVKQGKDADHVSELLMFINGLDAVTKDSNIEINGKKRTLETVVISLTGDIDLNQISKLANKMDLPGGKELEKKSKK comes from the coding sequence ATGAAAACAACAACTAAAAACACTAATACAATGAAAAAGTCAATATTAATAGCAATTGTAGCACTTTTAATGCTACCGTTATCAGGAATGGCGCAAAACGTTTTTGATAAGTACAGCGATAATGAAAATGTAACATTTGTTTCTATTAAGCCTAAAATGTTTCAAATGTTAGCAAAAATGGATATAAACACAGACGATCCAGAAGCACAAGAATACATAAACATGGTTAATAGCATAACTAGTTTTAAAACTATGGCTACAGATAATAAAACCATTTCTACAGATATTGCAAACTGGGTAAAATCTAGAAGCGCATCTTTAGAAGAATTAATGGTAGTTAAAGACGATGGAGTTAATATGACCTTTTATGTTAAGCAAGGTAAAGACGCAGATCATGTTAGTGAATTACTAATGTTTATAAATGGTCTAGATGCAGTTACAAAAGATAGTAACATAGAAATTAATGGTAAAAAAAGAACTTTAGAAACCGTTGTAATTAGCTTAACAGGAGATATTGATTTAAATCAAATATCTAAGTTAGCTAATAAAATGGACTTACCAGGAGGAAAAGAATTAGAGAAAAAAAGTAAAAAATAA
- a CDS encoding RNA polymerase sigma factor, which translates to MTQTEFLNTVLPFKDKVFRLAKRLLVSKEEAEDATQEVLLKLWNNKGKISNYKNVEAFSMTMTKNFCLDKLKSKQAQNLKIIHSNYQDHTVALQKQVELNDSLSWVGKIIESLPEQQKMVVQLRDIEQYDFEDIAKMLDMKPTAIRVALSRARKTIREELTKTHRYGVK; encoded by the coding sequence ATGACACAAACCGAGTTTTTAAATACTGTATTACCTTTTAAGGATAAAGTTTTTCGATTAGCAAAACGATTACTTGTATCTAAAGAAGAGGCAGAAGATGCAACTCAAGAAGTGTTATTAAAGTTGTGGAATAATAAAGGGAAAATTTCTAACTATAAAAATGTAGAAGCGTTTTCTATGACAATGACAAAGAATTTTTGTTTAGATAAATTAAAGTCCAAACAAGCACAGAATTTAAAAATTATTCATAGTAACTACCAAGATCATACGGTTGCTTTACAAAAACAAGTCGAGTTAAACGATAGTCTATCTTGGGTTGGAAAAATTATAGAAAGTTTGCCAGAACAACAAAAAATGGTTGTTCAACTAAGAGATATAGAGCAATATGATTTTGAAGATATTGCTAAAATGCTAGATATGAAGCCAACAGCAATACGTGTAGCCTTATCTAGAGCAAGAAAAACAATTAGAGAAGAATTAACAAAAACACATAGATATGGTGTTAAATAA
- a CDS encoding S41 family peptidase — protein sequence MKLNYKLTLLGLLLLVVTSCFTDNDDTPITDTEIKDFVWKGLNLWYYWQGTDSAPDLADNRFNTDQAYQDYLNTFASPDQLFYASLSDEDRFSWIVDDYFELNNALNGVTKSNGMEFGLGLIDNGPNVYGYVQYVLPNSNAAQNNVFRGQLFTAVNGTTLTVNNYVSLIFSNVDTYTINLAEYDANDVLVQNGQSITLTKEVYQENPIYISNTFEVDGIKVGYLMYNRFLSEYDDALNQVFAGFVAEGIDQLVLDLRYNPGGSVNSAIHLGSMISGNSTSDVFLKQQWNAKIQANFTNEDVTRYFKQTLSNGNAINSLGLNKVYILAQNTSASASELVINALDPYLEVIHIGNNTRGKNEFSITLYDNPDCAFLPPNSNCNGAINPNHTWAMQPIVGINENASGFSDYTNGLIPDIILDEDLSNLGVLGQQDEPLLARAIQHLTGNGRIGNTAIHTIEILDYSNSHKPTGTNMYLETDLLPNF from the coding sequence ATGAAATTAAACTACAAATTAACCCTTTTAGGATTACTATTGTTAGTCGTTACTAGTTGCTTCACAGATAATGATGACACACCAATTACAGATACCGAAATAAAAGATTTTGTTTGGAAAGGTTTAAACCTTTGGTATTATTGGCAAGGCACAGATAGTGCACCAGATCTTGCAGATAATAGATTTAATACAGATCAAGCGTATCAAGATTACTTAAATACATTTGCTAGTCCAGATCAACTATTTTATGCCTCTTTAAGTGACGAAGATAGATTTAGCTGGATTGTTGATGATTATTTTGAGCTTAATAATGCTTTAAACGGTGTAACCAAAAGTAACGGTATGGAATTTGGTCTTGGTCTTATAGATAACGGACCAAATGTTTATGGTTATGTACAATATGTTTTACCTAACTCTAACGCGGCTCAAAATAATGTTTTTAGAGGACAATTATTTACCGCTGTTAATGGTACAACCTTAACTGTAAACAATTATGTGAGCTTAATTTTTTCTAACGTAGATACTTATACAATTAATCTTGCAGAATATGATGCAAATGATGTATTGGTGCAAAACGGACAATCTATTACATTAACAAAAGAAGTTTATCAAGAAAACCCAATTTATATTTCTAACACTTTTGAAGTAGATGGTATTAAAGTTGGTTATTTAATGTACAATCGCTTTTTAAGTGAGTACGATGATGCATTAAACCAAGTCTTTGCAGGTTTTGTAGCCGAAGGTATTGATCAACTTGTTTTAGACTTAAGATATAATCCTGGCGGAAGCGTAAATTCTGCTATTCATCTTGGAAGTATGATAAGCGGTAATAGTACTTCAGACGTGTTTTTAAAACAACAATGGAATGCCAAAATACAAGCTAATTTTACTAACGAAGATGTTACAAGATATTTTAAACAAACCTTATCTAATGGTAATGCTATTAACAGCTTAGGACTAAACAAAGTTTACATATTAGCGCAAAACACTTCTGCTTCTGCTAGCGAACTTGTTATAAATGCTTTAGATCCTTACTTAGAAGTTATACATATAGGAAATAATACACGAGGAAAAAATGAATTTTCTATAACATTATACGATAATCCAGATTGTGCATTTTTACCACCAAATTCAAACTGTAATGGTGCAATTAACCCAAATCATACTTGGGCAATGCAACCCATTGTTGGTATAAATGAAAATGCAAGCGGATTTTCAGATTATACAAATGGATTAATTCCAGACATAATTCTAGATGAAGACTTATCAAATTTAGGTGTTTTAGGTCAGCAAGACGAACCATTACTTGCAAGAGCTATACAGCACTTAACAGGAAATGGCAGAATTGGCAATACTGCAATACATACTATAGAAATCTTAGACTATTCTAATTCACATAAACCAACAGGAACAAATATGTATTTAGAAACAGATTTACTGCCAAACTTTTAA
- a CDS encoding YncE family protein, protein MKKLLYSILGLSLLFSCSNDDDGTTTQEPLGDYENGIIVSAEGGPASVSYISNDFSTSENQIYFNVNEENLGVYLQSIGFNNDKAYIIQDSGTITVVNRYTFEVITTITTGLTTPRYIAFNGATAYVSDWADPFTSTDDYVAVLDLNSYTVTSTVAVSEGPEQVLVNNNKVYVSHKGGYGVNNEISVIDTANNSLETIQVNDVPDEMAIDTQGHLVVLSSGANQSWLNPPVETLASISRIDLSTNTVITNIEFAEGEHPSLMAYANGSTYYILNNNVYSLADNATGLPTESQFSISASYAYGLSVNASNLFVTDASFTEQSTLLVYDLSNGTLSESFSVGTGASKIYFN, encoded by the coding sequence ATGAAAAAACTATTGTATTCAATCTTAGGATTATCCTTATTATTCTCTTGTTCTAATGATGATGATGGCACAACAACACAAGAACCGTTAGGCGATTATGAAAACGGAATAATTGTAAGTGCTGAAGGCGGACCTGCTTCTGTATCTTATATTTCTAATGACTTTTCTACTTCAGAAAATCAAATTTATTTTAATGTTAATGAAGAAAATCTTGGTGTTTATCTTCAATCAATAGGATTTAATAATGATAAAGCTTATATCATCCAAGATTCTGGTACAATTACCGTAGTAAACCGTTACACTTTCGAGGTTATTACAACAATAACAACAGGATTAACAACACCAAGATATATTGCATTTAACGGTGCAACTGCTTATGTTTCTGATTGGGCAGATCCATTTACAAGTACAGATGATTATGTGGCTGTTTTAGATTTAAATTCTTACACAGTTACAAGTACAGTAGCAGTAAGCGAAGGACCAGAACAAGTATTAGTTAATAATAATAAGGTTTATGTATCGCATAAAGGTGGATATGGCGTAAACAATGAAATCTCAGTAATAGATACAGCAAATAATTCTTTAGAAACTATTCAGGTTAACGATGTACCAGATGAAATGGCAATAGATACTCAAGGTCACTTAGTGGTATTAAGTTCTGGTGCTAATCAATCTTGGTTAAATCCGCCAGTAGAAACTTTAGCATCTATCTCTAGAATAGATTTAAGCACAAACACAGTTATTACAAATATCGAATTTGCAGAAGGTGAGCATCCAAGTTTAATGGCTTATGCTAATGGATCTACTTACTATATTTTAAATAATAATGTATACAGTTTAGCAGACAATGCAACTGGTTTACCAACCGAATCTCAGTTTTCTATTTCTGCTAGTTATGCCTACGGTTTATCTGTAAATGCCTCTAATTTATTTGTTACAGATGCTAGTTTTACAGAGCAAAGTACACTATTGGTTTACGATTTATCAAACGGAACTTTATCTGAAAGTTTTAGCGTTGGTACTGGTGCTTCTAAAATATATTTTAATTAA
- a CDS encoding TonB-dependent receptor plug domain-containing protein — protein sequence MRFLYSLILLGLCSVYAIGQTQKDSVLTLETVVLSDVKLLKNTYGFKTTKLKDSVLENDSKSFTDVLRFNSNIYFKENGYGMVASPSFRGTNASQTAVIWNGISINSQLNGQTDFNLINTNNFDQIVIKNGGGSVQYGSGAIGGSIHLNNTLDFSSHFEHQVRLNYGSFNTQKASYTTNYGNSKFAANFGFQYVTSDNDYKYLDTDDVNENGAFNNLNFNLNLGYFISDHSIIKLFHQSFIGERELSGTLNTISRSKYLDENFRSMLEWTTIGNTLTSKVKLAHLQELFKFYQNKTADNYSFGKVNTYLIKHILDYNVSNKLVLKSILDYNYFEADGSSFGSPNRNAFSATAIATYKPNAKSAIGLNIRQDVTSGFKSPLLFSVDGSYRFNTNYKVLLNASKNFRVPTFNDLFWQPGGNPNLKPETSYQVDLGHQFSYKWVTLDLNTYYIKNENLIQWKPSNSGFWSPINIDQTHSYGAEVGLTATKSLGKHQFKFTGNYSYTISENTKTKKQLIYVPKHKATLSLAYNYKRLSFYYQHLYNDMVFTTSDNLTGPFYSLPDYDIANTGINYQLIKNKSHDLKIGLDFNNVFNVKYNNVAFRPMPNQNYNIQIHYKF from the coding sequence ATGAGATTTTTATATAGTTTAATTTTATTAGGTCTTTGTAGCGTTTATGCAATAGGACAAACCCAAAAAGATTCTGTTTTAACTTTAGAGACAGTTGTGTTAAGTGATGTAAAATTACTTAAAAATACCTATGGTTTTAAAACCACAAAGCTTAAAGATTCGGTATTAGAAAACGATTCTAAATCTTTTACAGATGTATTAAGATTTAATAGTAATATTTACTTTAAAGAGAATGGTTACGGTATGGTCGCTTCACCATCTTTTAGAGGAACAAACGCTTCGCAAACTGCTGTAATATGGAATGGGATTTCTATTAACTCTCAATTAAATGGGCAAACCGATTTTAATTTAATAAACACAAATAATTTTGATCAAATTGTAATAAAAAATGGTGGCGGAAGTGTGCAATATGGTAGTGGCGCTATTGGCGGTAGCATTCATCTAAATAATACATTAGATTTTAGTTCGCATTTTGAACATCAAGTAAGATTAAATTACGGAAGTTTTAATACCCAAAAAGCAAGTTATACAACCAATTACGGTAATTCTAAATTTGCTGCAAATTTTGGTTTTCAGTATGTGACTTCAGATAATGATTATAAGTATTTAGATACAGATGACGTTAATGAAAATGGCGCTTTTAATAACCTAAATTTTAATTTGAATTTAGGGTATTTTATTTCTGATCATTCGATAATTAAATTATTTCACCAATCTTTTATTGGCGAAAGAGAATTGTCAGGTACTTTAAATACAATTTCTAGAAGTAAATATTTAGATGAAAATTTTAGATCCATGTTAGAATGGACAACTATAGGTAACACGCTTACATCTAAAGTAAAACTTGCGCACTTACAAGAATTATTTAAATTTTACCAAAACAAAACTGCAGATAATTATAGTTTTGGTAAAGTAAATACATATCTAATCAAACATATTTTAGATTACAATGTTAGCAACAAACTAGTTTTAAAAAGTATTTTAGATTACAATTATTTTGAAGCAGATGGAAGTAGTTTTGGATCACCTAATCGTAATGCCTTTTCTGCAACAGCAATAGCAACTTACAAGCCAAATGCAAAATCTGCAATAGGATTAAATATACGACAAGATGTTACGTCTGGATTTAAAAGTCCATTACTGTTTTCGGTAGATGGAAGTTATAGATTTAATACTAATTATAAAGTCTTATTAAATGCCTCTAAAAACTTTAGAGTACCAACATTTAACGATTTGTTTTGGCAACCTGGTGGCAATCCAAACCTTAAACCAGAAACGTCTTATCAAGTAGATTTAGGTCATCAATTTTCTTATAAATGGGTAACATTAGACCTTAACACGTATTATATTAAAAATGAAAATTTAATACAATGGAAACCTAGTAACTCTGGTTTTTGGTCGCCAATAAATATAGATCAAACACATAGTTATGGAGCAGAAGTAGGCCTTACTGCAACAAAGTCTTTAGGGAAACATCAATTTAAATTTACAGGAAATTATTCTTATACAATTTCTGAAAATACAAAGACCAAAAAACAACTAATTTATGTGCCAAAACATAAAGCAACTTTAAGCTTGGCATATAATTATAAAAGATTGTCTTTTTATTATCAGCATCTGTATAACGATATGGTTTTTACAACATCAGATAATTTAACAGGACCATTTTATAGTTTACCAGATTACGATATAGCAAACACTGGAATTAATTATCAGTTAATAAAAAATAAATCACACGACTTAAAAATTGGATTGGATTTCAACAATGTTTTTAATGTAAAATACAACAATGTTGCGTTTAGACCAATGCCAAATCAAAATTATAATATTCAAATACACTATAAATTTTAA